A genomic segment from Deltaproteobacteria bacterium encodes:
- a CDS encoding DUF1016 domain-containing protein, whose protein sequence is MPVTGGECVATRQAKKTTTAPSLKSTTSTTATKQLLGDIRNLIESAREQTAQVVNAGLVLLYWSIGNRVRRDILKQKRAGYGEEIVQTLSAQLETEYGRGFSRRNLFNMLRFAEVFSTVEIVQTLSRQLGWSHFMEVIYLKDELQRDFYAEMCRVEHWSVRTLRSKIGGMLYERTALSKKPALLAKRELATLREEDRLTPDLVFRDPYVLDFLGLKDTYSEKDLETAILRELEQFLIELGTDFTFVARQKRLTIGRTDYYLDLLFYHRGLRCLVAVELKLDKFRPADKGQMELYLRWLEKYDTRPEENPPLGIILCSSKDQAEIELLRLDNSGIRIAEYLTELPPRRLLEKKLHEAIRLARNQLIQEP, encoded by the coding sequence ATGCCTGTCACAGGAGGAGAATGCGTGGCCACCAGACAAGCGAAGAAAACCACGACCGCTCCGTCACTCAAATCGACAACCTCTACAACCGCAACCAAGCAGTTGCTCGGTGACATTCGCAACCTCATCGAATCAGCTCGGGAACAAACGGCCCAAGTGGTAAATGCTGGGTTGGTCCTCTTGTATTGGAGCATCGGCAACCGCGTTCGACGCGACATCCTTAAACAGAAACGAGCTGGGTATGGAGAGGAGATTGTGCAGACACTGTCTGCACAATTGGAAACAGAATACGGTCGTGGGTTTAGTCGGCGGAACTTGTTCAATATGCTCCGCTTTGCCGAAGTGTTCTCAACGGTAGAGATTGTTCAGACACTGTCTAGACAATTGGGCTGGTCCCATTTCATGGAAGTCATTTATCTCAAAGACGAACTCCAACGAGACTTCTACGCAGAGATGTGCCGCGTAGAACACTGGAGTGTTCGCACGCTGAGATCAAAAATCGGCGGCATGCTATACGAACGCACCGCTCTTTCCAAAAAACCGGCTCTCCTCGCCAAGCGAGAGTTAGCAACACTGCGAGAGGAAGATCGTTTGACTCCAGACCTCGTTTTTCGCGACCCCTATGTTCTTGACTTCCTCGGTCTCAAGGACACTTACAGTGAGAAAGATCTGGAGACTGCAATTCTACGAGAGCTGGAGCAATTCTTGATCGAGTTGGGAACGGACTTTACCTTTGTCGCCAGACAGAAACGTTTGACGATTGGCCGCACAGACTATTATCTCGACTTGCTGTTTTATCATCGCGGTCTTCGCTGTCTGGTAGCAGTTGAACTCAAGCTCGATAAATTCCGCCCTGCAGACAAAGGGCAAATGGAACTCTACCTGCGGTGGCTGGAAAAATACGACACGCGACCAGAAGAAAATCCTCCACTTGGGATTATCCTGTGCAGTAGCAAGGACCAAGCGGAAATTGAATTGTTGCGTTTAGACAATAGCGGCATCCGCATAGCTGAATACCTAACGGAACTTCCTCCACGTCGGTTACTCGAAAAGAAATTGCACGAAGCTATCAGACTAGCCCGCAATCAATTGATACAAGAACCGTAA
- a CDS encoding DUF4112 domain-containing protein produces MTVLSEDRLYRLNWLSRILDTAFPIPGTSLRFGLDGIVGLIPGIGDPVGALLSSYVIFESARVGAPKRLLLRMIGNVALESLIGVIPLLGDLFDFGWKANVRNLALLRANQHALLPHDRPLWQIGFMVVMVLLLVLAIFTTVSFFVLRFLYQLIAG; encoded by the coding sequence GTGACTGTCCTCAGTGAAGACCGTTTGTATCGTCTGAACTGGTTAAGCCGTATTTTGGATACGGCCTTTCCCATACCTGGGACGTCCTTGCGCTTTGGTTTGGACGGTATCGTGGGACTCATCCCTGGGATTGGTGATCCCGTAGGTGCCCTGCTCTCCAGTTACGTCATTTTTGAATCTGCCCGCGTAGGGGCACCGAAACGGCTCTTGTTACGTATGATCGGCAATGTCGCGCTGGAGAGTCTGATTGGTGTGATTCCGTTGCTTGGCGATTTGTTCGATTTTGGCTGGAAAGCGAATGTTCGTAACCTTGCGCTGCTCCGTGCCAACCAACACGCCCTGCTGCCCCACGACCGGCCCCTATGGCAGATTGGCTTCATGGTAGTCATGGTCCTGCTCCTCGTGCTTGCCATCTTCACAACCGTGTCGTTTTTTGTGTTACGGTTCTTGTATCAATTGATTGCGGGCTAG
- a CDS encoding class I SAM-dependent methyltransferase, with translation MTSWFIQRFRTIVGFLLAMVMLFPFIERTEADDSHPSQYRFTPKTYKGRTIAPAMSYLGAGWLERDEREQLEQPERVLDTLQITEGSVVADIGAGIGYYSLRLAKRVGTNGRVLATDIQPEMLARLRTNMKKTRTTNIEPILSTPTDATLPAGQLDLALMVDVYHELAHPEETMAQVHRALKPSGRLVLIEYRGEDPTVPIKPDHKMTLAQVRAELEPMGFQFQQVFDFLPRQHLIIFTPTSTSGDK, from the coding sequence ATGACGTCTTGGTTCATACAGCGCTTTCGCACCATTGTCGGTTTTCTGCTGGCAATGGTCATGCTTTTTCCGTTCATAGAGAGGACAGAGGCGGATGACTCGCATCCATCTCAGTATCGTTTCACACCAAAGACTTATAAAGGCCGAACTATCGCGCCAGCGATGAGCTATCTCGGCGCAGGTTGGCTGGAACGAGATGAGCGCGAGCAACTTGAACAACCAGAAAGGGTGCTTGATACCTTGCAGATTACGGAAGGGAGTGTCGTGGCCGACATTGGTGCTGGTATCGGTTACTACAGTTTGCGGCTCGCGAAGCGAGTCGGGACGAATGGACGTGTACTCGCCACGGACATTCAACCCGAGATGCTAGCGCGCCTGCGAACAAACATGAAGAAAACCCGCACGACCAACATCGAGCCGATTCTCAGCACTCCTACCGACGCCACACTGCCTGCAGGGCAGCTTGACCTTGCCCTCATGGTCGATGTGTATCACGAGCTTGCCCATCCCGAAGAAACAATGGCGCAAGTGCACCGCGCACTCAAACCCAGTGGGCGACTCGTTCTTATTGAGTATCGTGGGGAAGATCCGACCGTGCCAATCAAGCCCGACCATAAGATGACGCTTGCGCAAGTGCGAGCCGAACTTGAACCGATGGGGTTTCAATTTCAACAGGTTTTCGATTTTTTGCCTCGGCAGCACCTGATAATTTTCACTCCAACTTCTACGAGCGGCGACAAGTAA
- a CDS encoding glycosyltransferase, whose translation MSNDTPPDCRPSTAELSCAVVVASFRPGELIDRCLHSLLVQQGVGRYEVVVVDSSADGTAERLRQDFPAVTVIGLDQQTHQSAARNIGVAHTRAPYIAITDQDCIVPPDWLARLLAHHQRGTYAIVGGAIGNGTPENAVGTASYLIEFNEFMPLGHARTVAMIPHCNICIRRDAFTTVGPFVAVPPGAEDQVYNFLLCQRGERLLFDPTIVVTHLNRTDYPSFLRHQRLLGVGSAIARRTVAIPGQAFVRHRVLACTLPMVRFLRTSGRLLRQDRATFLRYLRLSPILLPGYMMWTKGFLTGMQQRLPVVVANHEPSESSHSK comes from the coding sequence ATGTCAAACGACACTCCCCCTGACTGTCGACCGTCGACTGCCGAACTCTCTTGTGCGGTTGTCGTTGCCTCGTTTCGCCCTGGAGAACTCATCGATCGTTGCCTGCACTCGCTGTTAGTTCAGCAAGGCGTGGGGCGATATGAAGTGGTCGTAGTTGATAGTTCTGCCGATGGAACCGCTGAACGTTTACGTCAAGACTTTCCCGCAGTGACGGTTATCGGCCTCGACCAACAAACCCATCAGTCTGCTGCACGCAACATTGGTGTGGCACATACTCGTGCCCCGTATATCGCGATTACCGATCAGGACTGTATTGTGCCACCCGACTGGTTAGCTCGTTTGTTGGCGCATCACCAGCGTGGCACCTATGCGATCGTGGGTGGTGCAATCGGCAATGGTACGCCGGAGAATGCGGTCGGAACAGCGAGTTACTTGATTGAATTCAACGAGTTCATGCCGCTCGGACACGCACGCACAGTGGCCATGATCCCACACTGTAATATCTGCATTCGTCGTGACGCCTTCACCACCGTCGGCCCATTTGTGGCTGTGCCGCCTGGCGCCGAGGACCAGGTGTACAATTTTTTGCTGTGCCAACGAGGAGAGCGTCTCTTGTTTGACCCCACGATTGTCGTCACTCATCTCAATCGCACTGATTATCCTTCATTCCTTCGCCATCAACGGCTGCTTGGCGTAGGGTCGGCAATTGCACGTCGGACTGTCGCCATCCCAGGGCAAGCGTTCGTACGTCACCGCGTGTTGGCGTGCACGTTGCCTATGGTGCGATTCCTACGAACCAGCGGGAGGCTGCTGCGACAGGATCGTGCCACCTTTCTTCGCTACCTCCGCCTTTCGCCGATTCTTCTGCCAGGATATATGATGTGGACAAAGGGGTTTTTGACGGGAATGCAACAGCGGCTTCCGGTTGTAGTGGCGAACCACGAGCCTAGCGAAAGCAGTCACTCAAAGTGA
- a CDS encoding glycosyltransferase family 2 protein, which produces MKTEGVGAYGMAEGSVSVIIPALNEAASLAELIERVDAVLQNVVSSYEIIVIDDGSTDDTPIVLRELSAQYAHLHVVRFRRNYGKAAALSEGFARSHGDYLITIDADLQDPPEEIPQLLDQLRSQYDVICGWKQKRKDSWSRILGSRLFNFVTARMTGLKLHDMNCGLKGYRRQVVQEMRLYGEMHRFIPVIARQRGFLVGEIPVEHFPRRYGESRYGWSRTLSGLFDLITLVMLGRYTHKPLHFFGLLGLACEFFGLYILVILGIGWLQGQWVGNRPIFLVAIFLLLSGLQFIFFGLLAELLIYLSGRREDCSIDEEIPGIMTNSETKGPRPLDRAKTTVRAANSSSS; this is translated from the coding sequence GTGAAAACTGAAGGGGTAGGGGCGTACGGTATGGCGGAGGGAAGTGTCTCGGTCATTATTCCAGCGTTGAATGAAGCGGCATCACTTGCTGAGTTAATTGAGCGAGTCGACGCGGTCCTGCAAAACGTGGTGAGTTCCTATGAAATTATCGTCATCGACGACGGCAGTACTGATGACACTCCGATTGTCCTGCGTGAACTCAGCGCCCAGTACGCTCACCTGCACGTGGTGCGCTTCCGCCGTAACTATGGGAAAGCTGCGGCACTGTCGGAAGGCTTCGCGCGCTCACACGGGGATTACCTCATTACTATTGATGCCGACTTGCAAGATCCGCCAGAGGAAATTCCTCAATTGCTCGACCAGTTACGATCACAGTACGACGTGATCTGTGGCTGGAAACAGAAACGGAAAGATTCATGGTCACGCATCCTCGGTTCGCGTCTCTTTAATTTTGTGACGGCTCGTATGACTGGCCTAAAACTGCATGACATGAACTGCGGCCTTAAAGGCTACCGCCGTCAGGTCGTGCAAGAGATGCGTCTCTATGGCGAAATGCATCGCTTCATTCCCGTCATCGCGCGGCAACGTGGGTTTCTGGTGGGGGAAATTCCAGTGGAACACTTCCCGCGACGTTATGGCGAGTCTCGCTATGGCTGGAGTCGTACCCTCAGCGGCCTTTTCGATCTTATTACTTTGGTGATGCTCGGTCGCTATACCCACAAGCCGTTACATTTTTTCGGACTTCTGGGCTTAGCGTGCGAATTTTTTGGACTCTACATCCTTGTCATTCTTGGCATCGGCTGGTTGCAAGGGCAATGGGTTGGCAACCGCCCGATCTTTCTGGTGGCGATCTTCTTGTTACTCTCAGGCTTGCAGTTCATTTTTTTCGGCCTCCTGGCCGAGCTGTTGATCTACCTCAGTGGGCGGCGTGAGGACTGTAGTATCGATGAAGAGATTCCTGGAATCATGACAAATAGTGAGACCAAAGGTCCTCGACCCCTTGACCGCGCCAAGACCACCGTTCGTGCTGCGAACTCCTCTTCGTCGTAA
- a CDS encoding glycosyltransferase — protein sequence MRFVLVGPSAPLRGGIAIENDALAHALELAGHAVEQVSFRRLYPSLIFPGRSQVDAEQASSGSFRAQQLLDSVNPLNWWTTAQTIVRMHPDRVAFQWWHPFFTPSYAALLAFLRWRCPEVARILISHNTRPHEPLPGQDVALRLIARLCNMIVVHARSEYDLTVKLAPKARVHIVDYPMLATERTLPSRQEAQQRLGVTGHVLLFFGYVRHYKGVDILLRALAQVTTEPQISLLLAGEFYEPEQQYRDLIRTLGITDRVQIHNRYISESEWPDLFAASDALVLPYRAASQSMSITLAYEFGKPVIVSRVGGLADAVEDGRTGLVAEPEPASLAAAIQRFYGDFLASPYQAHIAARRQRLGWEPFVHTLEGNVPVQGDWSTV from the coding sequence ATGCGCTTCGTGCTCGTTGGCCCGTCGGCTCCATTACGTGGAGGTATCGCGATCGAGAATGACGCGCTTGCACATGCGCTGGAACTGGCAGGCCATGCTGTCGAGCAAGTGAGTTTCCGCCGTCTCTACCCGTCGTTGATCTTTCCTGGTCGTTCGCAGGTCGATGCAGAACAAGCTTCGTCTGGCTCGTTCCGCGCTCAACAGTTACTCGATAGCGTCAATCCGTTAAACTGGTGGACTACCGCACAAACGATCGTACGCATGCACCCCGACCGGGTCGCCTTTCAGTGGTGGCACCCGTTTTTCACTCCGAGTTATGCAGCGCTTCTTGCCTTCTTGCGGTGGCGTTGCCCTGAGGTCGCGCGAATTTTGATTTCTCATAACACTCGTCCGCATGAGCCATTACCGGGGCAGGATGTGGCGCTCCGTTTGATCGCTCGTTTGTGCAATATGATTGTCGTCCATGCCCGCTCGGAATATGACCTCACGGTTAAGCTGGCTCCCAAGGCCAGGGTGCACATCGTTGACTACCCGATGTTGGCAACGGAGCGGACGTTACCGTCTCGCCAAGAAGCTCAGCAGCGACTAGGAGTGACAGGCCACGTGCTGCTCTTCTTCGGTTATGTGCGCCATTACAAAGGTGTCGATATCCTGCTACGTGCGCTTGCTCAGGTGACCACCGAACCGCAGATTTCCTTGTTGCTTGCAGGGGAGTTCTACGAACCTGAGCAACAGTATCGCGATCTGATTCGCACTTTGGGAATCACAGACCGGGTGCAGATTCATAATCGCTACATCAGTGAGTCTGAATGGCCGGATCTCTTTGCTGCCAGTGATGCGCTGGTCTTGCCGTATCGTGCGGCTTCGCAAAGTATGTCGATTACGTTAGCCTACGAATTTGGCAAACCAGTGATTGTCAGTCGGGTTGGTGGACTGGCTGACGCAGTTGAAGATGGACGTACCGGACTCGTGGCTGAGCCTGAACCGGCATCCCTGGCTGCGGCGATTCAGCGTTTTTACGGTGACTTCCTTGCAAGTCCGTACCAAGCGCATATCGCTGCGCGACGACAACGACTCGGGTGGGAGCCGTTTGTGCACACACTTGAGGGGAACGTCCCTGTTCAGGGGGATTGGTCTACAGTATAA
- a CDS encoding glutathione S-transferase family protein — protein MSTVKMIQLYQSPWSERARWGFDYKKVPYEKEDYQIGAGEENLKKQTGQAQVPVLLANGKVIPDSTAILNWLEEQHPTPALMPKSEKDRAQVVMWEELMDWVLGPQGRILILGKFLRSDNEQFRQGGQFMGQKYQYSPYAEEHAKTAVQRQLTILKHAVEGRNYLVGDSFTRADLTVASLLNVVNPPPDDIYVVAPPVRAVFTSDEAREPAFASVFTWRDNIYSKHRGGQVKPA, from the coding sequence ATGAGCACTGTCAAAATGATTCAGTTGTATCAGTCGCCGTGGTCAGAACGTGCACGGTGGGGGTTCGACTACAAAAAAGTTCCCTATGAGAAAGAGGACTATCAGATCGGTGCTGGTGAAGAGAATCTCAAGAAGCAAACTGGTCAAGCGCAGGTACCGGTTCTCCTCGCCAATGGCAAAGTGATTCCTGATTCGACGGCGATTCTCAACTGGCTAGAAGAACAACATCCAACACCTGCATTGATGCCGAAATCAGAGAAAGATCGTGCGCAAGTCGTGATGTGGGAAGAATTGATGGATTGGGTGCTAGGGCCGCAAGGCCGCATTCTGATCCTTGGCAAATTCCTCCGCTCAGATAACGAGCAGTTTCGTCAAGGTGGCCAGTTCATGGGTCAGAAGTATCAGTACTCACCGTATGCAGAAGAACATGCCAAGACGGCGGTGCAACGACAACTCACGATTCTCAAGCACGCTGTAGAGGGAAGAAATTATTTAGTTGGCGATTCCTTCACTCGCGCTGACCTTACCGTGGCGAGTTTACTGAACGTCGTGAATCCTCCACCAGATGATATCTACGTTGTTGCTCCTCCGGTTCGAGCGGTGTTCACATCAGACGAGGCTCGCGAGCCGGCCTTCGCTTCGGTTTTCACATGGCGTGATAACATTTATAGCAAGCACCGCGGTGGGCAGGTGAAACCTGCGTAA
- the truA gene encoding tRNA pseudouridine(38-40) synthase TruA, producing MTDVRPYRGLFRLHFKLTLEYDGTNYDGWQLQKHAPTIQGALEAALSRICDTAIRVQVAGRTDAGVHALGQVASFTTERLIDCYHLQRALNGLLPSDIAVPQVEEVAANFSARFDARSRTYRYQIWNHQWRSAIWERYSWHVSFPLDIEAMRQAALLLIGDHDFSSFQGADSVEHNPQRTILRSEIRHEGDFLIYEVEGRSFLRHMVRNIVGTLVGVGRGATSLADFAAVLAARDRRRAGVNAPPQGLFLVRVTY from the coding sequence GTGACAGATGTACGCCCCTACCGGGGTCTTTTCAGATTGCACTTCAAGCTCACACTCGAATACGACGGCACCAATTACGATGGCTGGCAACTGCAGAAGCACGCTCCTACCATCCAAGGCGCGCTCGAAGCGGCACTGTCGCGTATTTGTGACACCGCGATACGCGTGCAAGTTGCTGGCCGTACCGATGCTGGTGTTCATGCGCTCGGGCAAGTCGCCTCGTTTACGACCGAGCGGCTCATCGACTGTTATCATTTGCAACGAGCATTGAACGGCCTACTACCCTCTGACATCGCCGTCCCACAGGTTGAGGAAGTAGCGGCAAATTTTAGCGCACGCTTCGACGCACGCAGTCGTACGTATCGCTATCAAATCTGGAATCATCAATGGCGCTCGGCCATTTGGGAGCGCTATTCGTGGCATGTGTCGTTTCCACTTGATATTGAAGCTATGCGACAAGCCGCACTGCTTCTGATTGGCGACCATGATTTTTCCTCGTTTCAAGGTGCAGACAGTGTTGAACACAACCCGCAGCGGACTATTTTGCGTAGCGAGATCCGCCATGAGGGCGACTTCCTCATCTATGAGGTCGAAGGCCGTTCGTTTCTGCGCCACATGGTGCGGAACATCGTTGGGACACTTGTAGGTGTTGGCCGAGGAGCGACCTCGCTGGCAGACTTTGCTGCGGTTCTTGCTGCTCGTGATCGTCGGCGGGCTGGAGTCAATGCACCGCCACAGGGGTTGTTTTTGGTGCGTGTAACGTATTAG
- a CDS encoding MFS transporter, producing the protein MPRTDDASRYAYYVLAVLFCVNILNLADRQVVYILFPLIKKDLELTDAQLGALGALPFALFYSFMGIPLGWLADRWNRVRLITIGLAIWSGFTALSGVARSFWSLFAVRVGVGIGESSCAPAGQTILSDYFPPRRRSTILAAFNCAVPIGHGLGLYLGGYIAQQWGWRWAFLLLGIPGLLLALLVATLKEPIRGQMDEGHSASTTGTSHAMKDFFAILRATPSLRWHFAAMAIIGFSVNAYAVWLPTFLVRVRGMSVETAGMITGVSAIIAGLLGTFLGGIIADRWMEKRKDARMLILVVRSVVVIPLLVAMFFVPSPWLFIPLIVIGSSVSSIWFGPAAAVVHDLVRPELRSLAVAVYVLCINFTAGISPLLVGKLTDLSGDPLFLQYMLLIAPIADVFAAVCHYVGSRYIVADMRANRLVIEAA; encoded by the coding sequence ATGCCACGCACTGATGACGCCTCGCGTTATGCCTACTACGTCCTGGCCGTGCTCTTCTGTGTCAACATTCTCAACCTTGCCGATCGCCAGGTCGTCTACATCCTCTTTCCGCTGATTAAGAAGGATTTGGAACTGACGGATGCACAGCTTGGAGCACTAGGAGCCTTACCGTTTGCGCTCTTTTACAGCTTTATGGGGATTCCCCTTGGCTGGCTGGCAGATCGCTGGAATCGTGTCCGCCTTATCACTATTGGTTTGGCGATCTGGAGTGGTTTCACCGCATTGTCAGGAGTGGCGCGCAGTTTCTGGTCATTATTTGCCGTACGAGTCGGAGTTGGGATTGGCGAATCTTCCTGTGCTCCGGCTGGACAAACGATTCTCAGCGATTACTTCCCTCCAAGGCGACGTTCAACAATTCTGGCAGCGTTTAATTGTGCAGTCCCGATTGGGCATGGTCTGGGATTATACCTTGGTGGCTACATTGCGCAGCAATGGGGATGGCGCTGGGCATTCTTGCTGTTGGGGATACCGGGGCTCTTGTTAGCACTGCTTGTAGCGACGTTGAAAGAACCGATACGCGGGCAAATGGATGAAGGTCATTCAGCTTCCACGACCGGGACCTCTCATGCGATGAAGGATTTTTTTGCGATCCTTCGTGCGACGCCGTCTTTGCGTTGGCACTTTGCGGCGATGGCGATTATTGGTTTTTCGGTGAATGCCTATGCCGTGTGGCTGCCGACATTTCTGGTCCGCGTCCGTGGTATGAGTGTAGAAACGGCAGGGATGATCACCGGTGTGAGTGCCATCATCGCTGGTTTGCTCGGGACCTTTCTCGGCGGGATTATTGCGGACCGTTGGATGGAGAAGCGCAAAGATGCGCGTATGCTCATCCTCGTGGTTCGTAGTGTCGTGGTCATTCCCTTACTGGTCGCTATGTTCTTTGTTCCCTCGCCGTGGTTATTTATCCCACTGATTGTGATTGGCAGCTCAGTCAGTTCGATTTGGTTCGGCCCCGCTGCGGCAGTGGTCCATGATCTGGTGCGACCAGAGCTGCGTTCGTTAGCAGTAGCAGTGTATGTGCTGTGTATTAATTTTACCGCTGGCATTTCCCCCTTGTTAGTTGGCAAGCTGACCGACTTGAGCGGCGATCCGCTGTTCTTGCAGTATATGCTCTTGATCGCACCGATTGCTGATGTGTTTGCCGCGGTGTGTCATTATGTCGGCTCGCGTTATATCGTTGCTGATATGCGAGCCAATCGACTAGTGATAGAAGCAGCCTGA